In Apium graveolens cultivar Ventura chromosome 10, ASM990537v1, whole genome shotgun sequence, the following are encoded in one genomic region:
- the LOC141693162 gene encoding uncharacterized protein LOC141693162 has protein sequence MASNIFTQFKYSDSLTVVGISICTAIVCEAISWLLIYRTTSYKSLKSSIDKASKKLETMKTDPTAPKISTKKSKTKKIDRVETSLKESSRDLSLFKFKSGAVVALVLFVVFGFLNNLFEGKAVAKLPFVPIKLVQKMSHRGLQGEDFTDCSMAFLYFLCSISIRTNLQKFLGFSPPRGAAGAGLFPMPDAKTN, from the coding sequence ATGGCTTCAAACATATTCACACAATTCAAATACTCAGACAGCTTAACAGTAGTAGGCATCTCAATCTGCACAGCAATCGTCTGCGAAGCCATCTCCTGGCTCTTAATCTACCGAACTACCTCTTACAAATCACTCAAATCATCAATTGACAAAGCCTCCAAAAAACTCGAAACCATGAAAACCGACCCGACCGCCCCCAAAATCTCGACCAaaaaatcaaaaaccaaaaaAATCGACCGAGTCGAAACGAGTCTCAAAGAGTCGAGTCGCGATTTATCGTTGTTCAAGTTCAAATCAGGCGCGGTTGTGGCGCTTGTTTTGTTCGTTGTTTTCGGGTTTTTGAATAATTTGTTTGAAGGCAAAGCGGTTGCGAAATTGCCGTTTGTGCCGATTAAATTAGTGCAGAAAATGAGTCATAGAGGATTGCAGGGGGAGGATTTTACGGATTGCTCGATGGCGTTTTTGTATTTCTTGTGTTCGATTAGTATTCGGACGAATTTGCAGAAGTTTTTGGGGTTTTCGCCTCCTCGTGGAGCTGCGGGAGCTGGATTGTTTCCGATGCCTGATGCAAAGACTAATTGA